DNA from Acanthochromis polyacanthus isolate Apoly-LR-REF ecotype Palm Island chromosome 7, KAUST_Apoly_ChrSc, whole genome shotgun sequence:
tctgtggttgttttgtgtctctgtggttgttttgtctctctgtggttgttttgtgtctctctgtggttgttttgtgtctctttgtggttgttttgtgtctctctgtggttgttttgtgtctctctgtggttgttttgtgtctctgtggttgttttgtgtctctctgtggttgttttgtgtctctgtggttgttgtgtgtctctgtggttgtttgtgtctctgtggttgttttgtgtctctgtgtttgttttgtgtctctctgtgtttgttttgtgtctctctgtggttgttttgtgtctctgtggttgttttgtgtctctctgtggttgttttgtctctctgtggttgttttgtgtctcgttgtggttgttttgtgtctctgtggttgttttgtgtctctgtggttgttgtgtgtctctgtggttgttgtgtgtctctgtggttgttgtgtctctctgtggttgttttgtgtctctgtggttgttttgtgtctctctgtggttgttttgtgtctctctgtggttgttttgtgtctcgtggttgttttgtgtctctgtggttgttttgtgtctctttgtggttgttttgtgtctctgtggttgttttgtgtctctgtggttgttttgtgtctctctgtggttgttttgtgtctcgttgtggttgttttgtgtctctgtggttgttgtgtgtctctgtggttgttgtgtgtctctgtggttgttgtgtctctctgtggttgttttgtgtctctgtggttgttttgtgtctcgttgtggttgttttgtgtctctgtggttgttttgtgtctctgtggttgttgtgtgtctctgtggttgttgtgtgtctctgtggttgttttgtgtctctgtggttgttttgtgtctctgtggttgttttgtgtctctctgtggttgttttgtgtctctctgtggttgttttgtgtctcgtggttgttttgtgtctctgtggttgttttgtgtctctttgtggttgttttgtgtctctgtggttgttttgtgtctctgtggttgttttgtgtctctctgtggttgttttgtgtctcgttgtggttgttttgtgtctctgtggttgttttgtgtctctgtggttgttgtgtgtctctgtggttgttgtgtgtctctgtggttgttgtgtctctctgtggttgttttgtgtctctgtggttgttttgtgtctcgttgtggttgttgtgtgtctctgtggttgttgtgtgtctctgtggttgttttgtgtgtctctgtggttgttgtgtgtctctgtggttgttgtgtgtctctgtggttgttgtgtctctctgtggttgttgtgtgtctctgtggttgttttgtgtctctgtggttgttttgtgtctcgttgtggttgttttgtgtctctgtggttgttttgtgtctctctgtggttgttgtgtgtctctgtggttgttttgtgtctctctgtggttgttgtgtgtctctgtggttgttgtgtgtctctgtggttgtttgtgtctctgtggttgttttgtgtctcgttgtggttgttttgtgtctctgtggttgttttgtgtctctctgtggttgtttgtgtgtctctgtggttgtttgtgtctctctgtggttgttgtgtgtctctgtggttgttttgtgtctctgtggttattttgtgtctcgttgtggttgttttgtgtctctgtggttgttttgtgtctctctgtggttgttttgtgtctctctgtggttgttttgtgtctctgtggttgttttgtgtctctgtggttgttttgtgtctctgtggttgttttgtgtctctgtggttgttttgtgtctctctgtggttgttttgtgtctctctgtggttgtttgtgtctcgttgtggttgttttgtgtctctgtggttgttttgtgtctctgtggttgttgtgtgtctctgtggttgttttgtgtctctgtggttgttttgtgtctcgttgtggttgttttgtgtctctgtggttgttttgtgtctctgtggttgttgtgtgtctctgtggttgttgtgtgtctctgtggttgttgtgtctctctgtggttgttttgtgtctctgtggttgttttgtgtctctctgtggttgttttgtgtctctctgtggttgtttgtgtctcgtggttgttttgtgtctctgtggttgttttgtgtctctgtggttgttttgtgtctctgtggttgttttgtgtctctgtggttgttttgtgtctctgtggttgttttgtgtctcgttgtggttgttttgtgtctctttgtggttgttttgtgtctctgtggttgttgtgtgtctctgtggttgttgtgtgtctctgtggttgttgtgtctctctgtggttgttttgtgtctctgtggttgttgtgtgtctctgtggttgttttgtgtgtctctgtggttgttgtgtgtctctgtggttgttgtgtgtctctgtggttgttgtgtgtctctgtggttgttgtgtgtctctgttggGCTTTAGTTCCTCTTTGTTTAGATCTTCATGTTGTCTTCGTTTCTCATGAAACTAGTTTTTGCTCAAATCAAAACGGACACATCATTGAATAAAAGCTGACATGGGGACCAATAATTTTaggctgtttttatttaaattaaaaactttTTCTCTTCAGCCAGAGTGGACAAACAGGCTGATGTCTGTGCTGTTGGACTTTTACTCCAGATTGAAGCTTTTGTCTTCCAGCTGCGTTCACAGAGCGACCGACACCAACGGAGCCTCGACCGCCTTAACAGGAAACTACTGCAGCTCAGCAGGTCCATGAGCGACACCGATCAGCTGACGGCAGAACAGCTGGAGTTCAGCATCCAGCAGCTGAGAGCTCTGAACCAAAGcgtggagctgctgcaggcaCAGGTTTAGAATGAAACACAGGTTTAGAATGAAACACAGGTTTAGAATGAAACACAGGTTTAGAatgaaacacagtaaaacattcTGCTAGTACTCCTCTCTGCTGAGACTAAAATACACAATTAATCTAACTTATGAATCTGATTTCTTTCTTCTATTGTCAGAAAGCTGCAGACGAGCTGAACGCAGACGCTCTGAAGAACCAACAAACTGTGGAGGAGCTGGACCCGACCAGGACCAGCACCAGACCTGCAGATGGAGGCCGGTGGTGGTCCGTACCTCCTGGACTCGGAGTGAGACTTGAATCTTTTAAACTCTCTGATATCTGTGATGATCAGCTAgtcctcctggttctggttctgttgaaGACGAGAACCAGATCTGCAGCAAACTGCTTCTGTATCAGATGAACCCGTCTTTCATGAGACCTGAACCTGGTGTGAAGTAAATCTTGGTTTCTGTCTCAGGCTCCCAGTCCGGGTTCTCAGGGGACTCAGGACTCGGGTTTGGACCTGCAGCAGCTCGGTTCTCCTGACAGACCTCCTGCAGGTGGAGGCTGCCGGGTCCACCTGCCCCCAACACACCACGACTCAGGTAGGCTCAGGTAGGCTCAGGTAGGCTCAGGTAGGCTCAGGTAACATTCAGGGACTGTAGAACTGATCCTCCTGCAGATGGCAGCAGCAGTGGAGGCAGCAGCTCCACACCAGGGACgactcctcctccagctgcggGCTCCTCTCCTGGGCCTGCTGACGCTCAGACTCCCCTGGTTGGTCGTGGCTGGCTGCTCTGTGGTTCCTACAGTCCACCAGCAGGAGGCGCAGCTGAACACCTGGACAAGGTCAGTCTGCAGGAAACCTGATGGTCAATAATATACCTGCTGTTATAtaaacaggtgtgtgtgtgtgtgtgtgtgtgtgtgtgtcagcagggaggtaggtgtgtgtgtgagtgtttgcacacagaagcagagaaactggaggaagagaagaagaagctgcgACTGCAAACCAAACAGCTGCGACACAAACTGAGGAgacacaggtaacacacctgagaCACAGGTAACACTGGCTCCCATATAATACAAtaatggttgtgtgtgtgtgtaggagtgCGATGCAGGTGTGTGATGAGGTGGAGTGTTTAGAGAAAACTCTGTTGAAGAGACGAACTGAACTCCGTCAGGCTGacaggctgctgctggaggctCAGAGCTGCATAAACACTAGCAGAGagcaggtacacacacacacacacacacacacacacacacacacacacacacacacacacactagtacaCACCTGTAGAGTTCCTCCTTCAGTGTTTTCATCTCTTCAGGTCTCGGAGGTTCAGCTGGAGGCCGACGTGCTGCAGAATGAAGCTCAGGAGAACCTCAGGTAGTAGAACATCAGGGGGTGGAACATCAGCTGGTAGAGCCTCAGGCGGTAGAACATCAGGCGGTAGAACATCAGGCGGTAGAACATCAGGCGGTAGAACATCAGGCAGTGGAACATCAGCTGGTAGAGCCTCAGGCGGTAGAACATCAGGCGGTAGAGCCTCAGGCAGTAGAACCTCAGGCGGTAGAACCTCAGGCAGTAGAACATCAGTATGTGGGGTTCTGACCTGCAGGAGGCTCCAGCTGGAGGTGCAGCagctgaggatgaggaggcagcaggagcagcagagtgtgaggaaggtggaggaggagactGAGGCTGCTGCAGACAGGTGAgtgaacacctggacaggtgaaACAGAACGTTTTATTAATGAACTCCAGTTCCCTGCAGCTACAggctctgctgtgtgtttgcagaCTTGCTGCGGTTCTGTCCGACTGTCAGGAGGCTCAGAGACGTCTGGACTCTCTCAGTGCTCAGGTGAGCTCACCTGGTGACATCACAGTGTTACCTGTGTCCCTCTGAGGTGAATTATAGAATGTTGTACAGAGTAGAAATCAGTACAGAACTGGGTCGTTTGTGTTCAGCACCTGAAGGAGGAACTTCACCTGAAGGAGCTcagagaggagcagcagcaccTGAACACCTCCATACAGGTGAGGAGCAGACTCACCTTCTCCTCTGATCACACACACCTGAAGAACATTAGAAGtagctcctgtgtgtgtctttgtgtgtgtgtgtgtctttgtgtgtgtgtgtgtgtctttgtgtgtgtgtgtgtctttgtgtgtgtgtgtgtgtgtgtgtctttgtgtgtgtgtctttgtgtgtgtgtgtctttgtgtgtctttgtgtgtgtgtgtgtgtgtctttgtgtgtgtgtgtgtctttgtgtgtgtgtgtgtgtgtgtctttgtgtgtgtgtgtctttgtgtgtgtgtgtgtgtctttgtgtgtgtgtgtgtctttgtgtgtgttgtgtgtctttgtgtgtgtgtgtgtgtgtgtgtgtgtgtctttgtgtgtctttgtgtgtgtgtgtgtgtgtctttgtgtgtgtgtgtgtctttgtgtgtgtgtgtgtgtgtgtgtctttgtgtgtgtgtctaggAGCTGTTGAGTCGCAGCAGGTGGATGGTCTCAGGTGTGAAGGAAGACGAACAGAAGCTGGACTCTCTGAGGACTGAACTGAGCCGACACCGAGCAGGTCGCTGAAACTTTATTAATTAATGAAGATACAAAAGTTCTGGTTCTGATGGAACATTGAGCTACAGCTGACTGATCaacatgtgtttgtgtccagaactgaagaaggttctgcagaagcagctggtGGAGCAACGGCAGCTGGAGGACATGAAAACTGAACACACCCAGAAGCTCCATCAGAAGAAGAACGAGCTGGACAGAACCAAGGAGGAGCTGGACCGGACCAAGGAGGAGCAGGACCAGACCAACCAAGGAGGAGCTGGACCGGACCAAGGAGGAGCTGGACAGAACCAAGGAGGAGCTGGACAGAACCAAGGAGGAGCTGGACAGAACCAAGGAGGAGCTGGACAGAACCAAGGAGGAGCTGGACAGGACAGAGGAAGACTTGAACAGGAAGCAGGAGCAACTGGACAGGAAGCAGAAGGTGGTGGATCAGCTGAGAGAAGATCTGGACGAGATGCAGGACGAAGTGGACAAACTGCAACAGGAGGTGGAGACACGACTCAGAGATACgaaacagcagcagactgagctACAGGTGAGTAGGACCTACTGAGAATATCCCAACAGGACTACAGCTCTGTCTGACCACTGGTTTCCATGGTAAAGTGTCTGATTGTAGGTTTCTATGGGAACATTTGTGACTGTAGGCTTCTGTGGAAACACTTCTGATCGTAGATGACAGTAGATTTCCATGGTTACGCTGTCTGTaagtttccatggaaacattTCTGACAGTAAGTGACTgtaggtttccatggcaacaacaTCTAATTGTaagtttcatttttgattgTAGGTTTTAATGGTAACATTTCTGATTTTAAGCTTCCGTGGCAACATCTAACTACAAGTTCCCATGGTTGTTTTCCTGTAGGTTTCCAATGCAACTGTGTATGACTGtaggtttccatggtaacattTCTGATTGTAGGTTTCCATGGTTACACTGTCTGACTGtaagtttccatggaaactgtGTGTGAATTTCAGTTTCACATTAAATCCAGTCATCGTTATTCAGAGTAACGGTGTTTTCATCCAGTCGTGCTGTAGACTCTTGTTGTGATTGGCAGATGTGTTGTTGTGCGGCTGTCGTTTGTTGGACGAGGAGCTGATGTTGTTTTAATGtgcaggaggtccaggaggagctgagcaggaggagggaggagagagttAACCTGCAGCAGCAGTGCAAACACCTGGAGGACCGACGGAGGCTCACCGACAGGTAACATCCAGGTGTAGACACCAGGGAGGAACGATGGAACCATACGTCTCATTCGCTGTTCAACCCTCgtgttgttctgttttaaagttcggaaatgtggaaaaaaatattttctcacagtgaaacttctgatgtccacattttcaacatttttgggaaatttttgaacagtttttggtggaaaaaagaaacgttaaaaaCGTTTCTTAAATTTTTCttaaattctaaaaaaatcaaccaaaatccagtgaaattcaccggatttt
Protein-coding regions in this window:
- the cntrl gene encoding uncharacterized protein cntrl isoform X1 yields the protein MQRGVCNGDRKRRFREEEVRRGRRYGAAGLFSRNEQVQVTSQLVDRMSGKHSELEGRLDDLLSRIAMETQEIKELEQQLTDGQILANEALQRDLEEVICGLQEYLRGLRQQALLSEQQVVSLQAENKSLQLHLEDAQRHCRQLEDSARTHTQNTSVQKEAQALRERQVESSRRQAELEAELHLLREELTRQVNLGQFQVEALQAAADKEKQTRDIRESQLQATIQSLQEEKSSLQHLNHKLQVQLNQIKDQCEETRTRMDQTRTRMDQTRTRMDQTRTRMDQTRTRMDQTRTRMDRFTAPLSDSQDKFSDVEQLNRTSRQPLDQDQLTQDQLSQSVDLELELQILREKLKTSQSRTRLMQQNLEVKLQQSQQQLQDVQQQKDLLLLQLRSQSDRHQRSLDRLNRKLLQLSRSMSDTDQLTAEQLEFSIQQLRALNQSVELLQAQKAADELNADALKNQQTVEELDPTRTSTRPADGGRWWSVPPGLGAPSPGSQGTQDSGLDLQQLGSPDRPPAGGGCRVHLPPTHHDSDGSSSGGSSSTPGTTPPPAAGSSPGPADAQTPLVGRGWLLCGSYSPPAGGAAEHLDKQGGRCVCECLHTEAEKLEEEKKKLRLQTKQLRHKLRRHRSAMQVCDEVECLEKTLLKRRTELRQADRLLLEAQSCINTSREQCFHLFRSRRFSWRPTCCRMKLRRTSGSRTSGGGTSAGRASGGRTSGGRTSGGRTSGGRTSGSGTSAGRASGGRTSGGRASGSRTSGGRTSGSRTSVCGVLTCRRLQLEVQQLRMRRQQEQQSVRKVEEETEAAADRLAAVLSDCQEAQRRLDSLSAQHLKEELHLKELREEQQHLNTSIQELLSRSRWMVSGVKEDEQKLDSLRTELSRHRAELKKVLQKQLVEQRQLEDMKTEHTQKLHQKKNELDRTKEELDRTKEELDRTKEELDRTKEELDRTKEELDRTKEELDRTEEDLNRKQEQLDRKQKVVDQLREDLDEMQDEVDKLQQEVETRLRDTKQQQTELQEVQEELSRRREERVNLQQQCKHLEDRRRLTDRSLAVVKAELTKQREELSQAQLLKQEVVRDTAASQQQLNENSEFLSLLSERVDERKKQLQTLEQELNASNQQQQRTEHLKELDRQIQQKQDGEAAVSQVEDRGRHLTQQQLQLNQLSEELWQQKKHLLYQEEELQQQREELKQLEEGLKQQQEELKHKVEDLNEQQEELQLKGEWLIQEEEELQKKDEELLKKQEQSWTVELEREKLRQQEDQLTARLRSSLWTRQQNLRRLQTEGSLVDLKLEQLETLLDRSEAS
- the cntrl gene encoding ciliary rootlet coiled-coil protein 2 isoform X4; amino-acid sequence: MQRGVCNGDRKRRFREEEVRRGRRYGAAGLFSRNEQVQVTSQLVDRMSGKHSELEGRLDDLLSRIAMETQEIKELEQQLTDGQILANEALQRDLEEVICGLQEYLRGLRQQALLSEQQVVSLQAENKSLQLHLEDAQRHCRQLEDSARTHTQNTSVQKEAQALRERQVESSRRQAELEAELHLLREELTRQVNLGQFQVEALQAAADKEKQTRDIRESQLQATIQSLQEEKSSLQHLNHKLQVQLNQIKDQCEETRTRMDQTRTRMDQTRTRMDQTRTRMDQTRTRMDQTRTRMDRFTAPLSDSQDKFSDVEQLNRTSRQPLDQDQLTQDQLSQSVDLELELQILREKLKTSQSRTRLMQQNLEVKLQQSQQQLQDVQQQKDLLLLQLRSQSDRHQRSLDRLNRKLLQLSRSMSDTDQLTAEQLEFSIQQLRALNQSVELLQAQKAADELNADALKNQQTVEELDPTRTSTRPADGGRWWSVPPGLGAPSPGSQGTQDSGLDLQQLGSPDRPPAGGGCRVHLPPTHHDSDGSSSGGSSSTPGTTPPPAAGSSPGPADAQTPLVGRGWLLCGSYSPPAGGAAEHLDKQGGRCVCECLHTEAEKLEEEKKKLRLQTKQLRHKLRRHRSAMQVCDEVECLEKTLLKRRTELRQADRLLLEAQSCINTSREQCFHLFRSRRFSWRPTCCRMKLRRTSGSRTSGGGTSAGRASGGRTSGGRTSGGRTSAGRASGGRTSGGRASGSRTSGGRTSGSRTSVCGVLTCRRLQLEVQQLRMRRQQEQQSVRKVEEETEAAADRLAAVLSDCQEAQRRLDSLSAQHLKEELHLKELREEQQHLNTSIQELLSRSRWMVSGVKEDEQKLDSLRTELSRHRAELKKVLQKQLVEQRQLEDMKTEHTQKLHQKKNELDRTKEELDRTKEELDRTKEELDRTKEELDRTKEELDRTKEELDRTEEDLNRKQEQLDRKQKVVDQLREDLDEMQDEVDKLQQEVETRLRDTKQQQTELQEVQEELSRRREERVNLQQQCKHLEDRRRLTDRSLAVVKAELTKQREELSQAQLLKQEVVRDTAASQQQLNENSEFLSLLSERVDERKKQLQTLEQELNASNQQQQRTEHLKELDRQIQQKQDGEAAVSQVEDRGRHLTQQQLQLNQLSEELWQQKKHLLYQEEELQQQREELKQLEEGLKQQQEELKHKVEDLNEQQEELQLKGEWLIQEEEELQKKDEELLKKQEQSWTVELEREKLRQQEDQLTARLRSSLWTRQQNLRRLQTEGSLVDLKLEQLETLLDRSEAS
- the cntrl gene encoding centriolin isoform X9; this translates as MQRGVCNGDRKRRFREEEVRRGRRYGAAGLFSRNEQVQVTSQLVDRMSGKHSELEGRLDDLLSRIAMETQEIKELEQQLTDGQILANEALQRDLEEVICGLQEYLRGLRQQALLSEQQVVSLQAENKSLQLHLEDAQRHCRQLEDSARTHTQNTSVQKEAQALRERQVESSRRQAELEAELHLLREELTRQVNLGQFQVEALQAAADKEKQTRDIRESQLQATIQSLQEEKSSLQHLNHKLQVQLNQIKDQCEETRTRMDQTRTRMDQTRTRMDQTRTRMDQTRTRMDQTRTRMDRFTAPLSDSQDKFSDVEQLNRTSRQPLDQDQLTQDQLSQSVDLELELQILREKLKTSQSRTRLMQQNLEVKLQQSQQQLQDVQQQKDLLLLQLRSQSDRHQRSLDRLNRKLLQLSRSMSDTDQLTAEQLEFSIQQLRALNQSVELLQAQKAADELNADALKNQQTVEELDPTRTSTRPADGGRWWSVPPGLGAPSPGSQGTQDSGLDLQQLGSPDRPPAGGGCRVHLPPTHHDSDGSSSGGSSSTPGTTPPPAAGSSPGPADAQTPLVGRGWLLCGSYSPPAGGAAEHLDKQGGRCVCECLHTEAEKLEEEKKKLRLQTKQLRHKLRRHRSAMQVCDEVECLEKTLLKRRTELRQADRLLLEAQSCINTSREQCFHLFRSRRFSWRPTCCRMKLRRTSGSRTSGGGTSAGRASGGRTSGGRTSGGRTSGGRTSGSGTSAGRASGGRTSGGRASGSRTSGGRTSGSRTSVCGVLTCRRLQLEVQQLRMRRQQEQQSVRKVEEETEAAADRLAAVLSDCQEAQRRLDSLSAQHLKEELHLKELREEQQHLNTSIQELLSRSRWMVSGVKEDEQKLDSLRTELSRHRAELKKVLQKQLVEQRQLEDMKTEHTQKLHQKKNELDRTKEELDRTKEELDRTKEELDRTKEELDRTKEELDRTKEELDRTEEDLNRKQEQLDRKQKVVDQLREDLDEMQDEVDKLQQEVETRLRDTKQQQTELQEVQEELSRRREERVNLQQQCKHLEDRRRLTDRSLAVVKAELTKQREELSQAQLLKQEVVRDTAASQQQLNENSEFLSLLSERVDERKKQLQTLEQELNASNQQQQRTEHLKELDRQIQQKQVRSSGSKRNICCTRRRSYSSRGRS